One Oryza glaberrima chromosome 10, OglaRS2, whole genome shotgun sequence DNA segment encodes these proteins:
- the LOC127752670 gene encoding putative cyclin-dependent kinase F-2: MAAAVAIACKRPAPDGGDAFLAAASPCCKKPRPLFTSIFNYEYLHKLGAGSYGVVYKARDRRTGETVAVKWVRPRRGLDHGQPANLAAFASERDCLAACRGYPLRDFIAGCPFSEGETRALMRRLLAGVRAMHRAGMAHRDIKPGNILVGPGFALKICDFGMATTAPPPYEPYMVGTLHYNSPEQLTESGLNGKYDAKVVDMWAAGCVMAELLTGGRAFTSETAKEHLLELVELRDCWN, translated from the exons atggccgctgccgtcgccattGCGTGCAAGCGCCCAgcgcccgacggcggcgacgccttcctcgccgcggcgtcgccgtgTTGCAAGAAGCCCCGGCCGCTCTTCACCAGTATCTTCAACTACGAGTATCTCCACAAGCTCGGGGCGGGCAGCTATGGCGTCGTGTACAAGGCTCGCGATCGCCGCACCGGCGAGACGGTCGCCGTCAAGTGGGTGCGCCCCCGGCGTGGCCTTGACCACGGCCAGCCGGCCAACCTCGCCGCGTTCGCCAGCGAGCGCGACTGCCTCGCCGCGTGCCGCGGATACCC CCTCCGCGACTTCATCGCCGGCTGCCCCTTCTCCGAGGGCGAGACGCGCGCGCTGATGCGGcggctcctcgccggcgtcagGGCGATGCACCGCGCCGGCATGGCGCACCGCGACATCAAGCCGGGCAACATCCTCGTCGGCCCGGGCTTTGCGCTCAAGATTtgcgacttcgggatggccacgacggcgccgccgccgtacgaGCCGTACATGGTCGGCACGCTCCACTACAACTCGCCGGAGCAGCTCACCGAGAGCGGGCTGAACGGCAAGTACGACGCCAAGGTCGTGGACATGTGGGCGGCGGGCTGCGTGATGGCCGAGCTCCTCACCGGCGGCAGAGCGTTCACGTCGGAGACGGCGAAGGAGCACCTCCTGGAGCTGGTGGAGCTGAGAgactgttggaattaa
- the LOC127785611 gene encoding putative cyclin-dependent kinase F-2, which translates to MAAPAPAPAPPASRKRAAAPDHEPTASRSSTPAAAAGAKRPRRYALASVDDYEQLDVVGEGASGIVIMARHRRTGNKFALKHLPHGARDFDAVRVEAACQHACTGHPNIVQIKDVVADAKSGDVFLVMEFVGGSLRDELPRARPEKQVRFMMRQLVGAAKKMHASHVIHRDIKPENILNSFGDLKVCDFGSATFVNPTGKPYEECLVGTLPYTSPEQLAGNHCYGPGVDMWPLGCIMGELLTGAPLFGGDMTEKELLADLSANLDDQLNELFYDVLPELSPAAREVLFGLLAFDPEKRMTAAEALEHRWFAEEPKKANFAGFAPLFG; encoded by the coding sequence ATGGCGGCGCCTGCACCCGCACCTGCACCACCGGCATCTCGCaagcgcgccgcggcgccggacCACGAACCGACCGCCAGCCGATCCAGTactcccgccgcggcggccggcgccaaGAGGCCGCGGAGGTACGCGCTGGCGAGCGTCGACGACTACGAGCagctcgacgtcgtcggcgagggcgcCTCCGGCATCGTCATCatggcgcgccaccgccgcaccggcAACAAGTTCGCCCTCAAGCACCTCCCCCACGGCGCCCGCGACTTCGACGCCGTCAGGGTCGAGGCCGCCTGCCAGCACGCGTGCACCGGCCACCCCAACATCGTCCAGATCAaggacgtcgtcgccgacgccaagTCCGGGGACGTCTTCCTCGTCATGGAGTTCGTCGGAGGCAGCCTCCGGGACGAGCTACCGAGGGCCCGGCCGGAGAAGCAAGTCCGCTTCATGATGCGgcagctcgtcggcgccgccaagAAGATGCACGCCTCGCACGTCATCCACCGGGACATCAAGCCGGAGAACATCCTCAACAGCTTCGGCGACCTCAAGGTTTGCGACTTCGGCTCGGCGACGTTCGTCAACCCCACCGGGAAGCCATACGAGGAGTGTTTGGTCGGCACCTTGCCCTACACCTCGCCGGAGCAACTCGCCGGCAACCATTGCTACGGCCCGGGCGTCGACATGTGGCCGCTTGGCTGCATCATGGGCGAGCTGCTCACCGGCGCGCCGCTGTTCGGAGGCGACATGACGGAGAAGGAGCTGCTCGCCGACCTGTCCGCCAACCTGGACGACCAGCTCAACGAGCTCTTCTATGATGTCCTGCCGgagctctcgccggcggcgcgcgaggtCCTGTTCGGGCTGCTGGCGTTCGACCCAGAGAagaggatgacggcggcggaggcgctggagCACCGGTGGTTCGCCGAGGAGCCCAAGAAAGCAAACTTCGCCGGCTTCGCGCCTCTGTTTGGTTAG